The sequence TGCTGTTTATTACAGGAACACTCTGGGGCTGGGTTGAGGCCAGGCCTGGAAAACAAGGACTGATGCCAGTGGTGTCCACCCTGCAGGAGgagtggggctgctctgcaatGGGGGCATCTCAAACAGCCTTTGGGGCAGCCTGTCACTGCAGGGTGGTTTTAGGTCCCGCTTTTCAGGTGTTCCCTTGGTTGTCTGTGATTAAGGATAGATTTCATGCCTGTGAGAGAGAAGTGTAAATGTCCAAAAACTGCATCACCCCACCTCTGGTTTCCAGTGTTTATTCCTGTCTACGTTCTTTGTACcagaaaagtttcttttccagtttAGTGATCACCAGGGAGGCCTTGctcaaaaataaattcagagcaTCACCTCAGTGCCCAGTTAATttactctttttattttatgaaactCTTGGCAACACAGACAGCTAGGCTGTAGCTGTCCAGCCACATGGAATGGAGTTTTAACTCTTTTTGCCAGGGCTGCCAAATTAAGGAATTTGAGCCAGTGAGAGAGGTAGAAGGTTTCACATATTGCTGCCCATTTCCCACAACTGTCCAGACCCTGTAAATCAGCAGGTCTCTCCTGCACTccagtttttgggttttttttttttgtttgcacagAATTCAAATCCATATCACAATCTTgggaagaaatggaaattagTTCACAGCTGTCACCATGGAACAAAACAAGGCCTCTTTCTTCCTTGGAAGAAAATGTAAGATAAAAGTATAcactttaatttcctttcctctAATGAGATGCACTTTGGCAGTAGACTAGTCTTGGAATGAAAAGAAATCTCATAAAAGTCCAGAAAAGCTGTCaaagtgaaaaatataaaaaaattgtaattacTGCTGTGGATTCCAAAGGCATATGCTGCTCTTTGCAGGAAGTGGTGGAACAGGATGTTTTGTCTTTCAAGCACTATGAACATGCTTTAATTTCCATCATTTTAAGGAagtattatatttatatttggaaAGATGAAGAGTAGCAAACCAAAACATTGGCATAGGAATAGATTACTCTTAAAACATGGCTTTTGTGTGTAACTTAATTCTACCATGAACGAGGAACATCTGTCCTGAATCCGCTGGTACTCGCCAACAGTGCTGCTGATCTTAGGTGACAATTTCCTCAGGTCTGTATCACTGCCAGCTTAGTGCTAAGGCTTTGAACATGAGGCAGGTGATTGTGacaaggagaggcagctgtggctgcaggaagcagagccctgcagcctccactCACCGATCACCAGCGTGGAGGCTCCGGTGTTGGTGAAGGCGGGCGCCAGGGACGGCGTCTCGCCCGCCCCGATGGCCATCACCCCCGGCAGGGAGGCCATGATCAGGTTCTGGGTCTGCTGGCTCAGCGTgtgtgggctctgctccaggctgtgcagggcagtcAGGGTGCTGACAGGAGGGAGAGTTCCTCCAGGAGCTGATACCTGTGGGAAAGGAGAACCCTGAACGtgccacctgcagcaggtgagTCCCAAAGCTGACAAACTCctttcttcctgctcctcccccTGCTAACTGCAAGGGCTTCACATATCCTTGTCTGCAGTCCCTGTGTGCTCATCATTAACTAGCACAGGTCAGCTGTTGACATACTAAGAGTAAATCCCTGCTGGTTTAGTTCTTTCACATTTAAGAAATTGTAAGAATGAGATTAAGCCCATTGTGTTCTCTATAGGGATAGATCATCTTCTTTTTCATAGTTGAGGGCAGAAGGAGAAGCTCAGAGAAATTAAGAGGCTCAGGTAACTTCACATGGTAATTCTAGTAGGAGAATTCTAGCAGGAGTTCCTCTTTCCCTTGGGGACCTGTAGTCATAGTATTATGGAAGAGCAAAAAAGCATTCTAGTGATTTGGCTGATAGTTAAATGCCTTATATTAcacttcttttctctctcctcagaCAAAAAGCTCTAAGGAATCTTTAGTAAGAATAAGCACCAAGAGGTTAAACAGTGGGACAAACCACCTTGATATCAGTTTTAGAACACAGACATAGAAGATTTTCAGGACCTCGTGAAAGACTTAATTCTTCAGCAAGAGACCAGAAAGCCAGCAAAGTGAGTGACTGATGAGATTTAAATCATAGTTATTTTTAGCAACCTTAACTTTGCCTCCAGCCAGCCTGAGCTAATGCAAACTTCTGCTGTTTCCCTGAAAACAAGGGAAGATGTGCAGACTGAGAATGATCAGTCATGTAGTTCTGATGCTTCTTTGTTAATGATGTGGGAAAAGGTCTGGTCAGATCTCAAAGGGAAATTGGCTTTGAGGAGGCAATCTAATTATCCAGTACATGTCTGCATCCAGGCTGTTGGGCTCCATTTTTACAGGTAAGCTAGATGTAAGGATGGATCTGTGTTCTGGTAATCCCACTGGTCTGACCAACTCTTGGGATGGGTAGAGTCCAAATAAGAGCTAGAGATGGGATAAGAATCTCTctgtgggaaggaggagagaatAGGGTTTCCTGGGAAGAAGAAAGTCTTGTCATGCCTTGAGTGCTGTGTTTCCAGAACAGACTGTTTTAATTACTCATCAGGAAATGTCTTCTTGCTCTCATGCTCTAATACCTGCCCTCACCACAGTCTAGAGGGCACATATTGGTCTGACATGGTCAGTGCAGAGTGACTCTAATATATCATATTACTACATAACAGATTATGTTACAATATGTTACATATGACTATGTAGCATAAGAAGGTGGGTTTAATAACATTCTACAAAAAATACCCATGAAAAGTTcctattatattattatattataattataatataattatattatttataattatatataataatatatgcCATATTCTAACCACAGGCAGATGGCCTGACATGTCCCAGTCAGCAGAACAGCAGTGTCCATCACTTACCAGTTTAGTGTCTGTGCTCAGCAGGTTCTGGCTGGGCTCCAGGCCAGGGGGAGACACCTGAtgcaggatggtttgggtggtCACCATGGAGCTGTTCCCGTGGTGGTTGCTGCTGGAGGACTCTGCCTCACTGGCTGGCTGCTGGTTGTACCTCACTCCTGCATCACAACAGGAGGGAAACTGCTTGTCACAAGTGAGAAACTGAGAAACTTAGGCAGGCACTAAATTCAGTTTCCTCTGCAGGCACTCGCCACCAGATATTTGGGCAGGTACTTAATGGTCAGTAGGGGAACCAGAAGAACCAGGAGAACACCCTGCCCTGACTTTCCCCTGTAATTGGTGTAACTGCTTCCTCAAACACTGACGGGCTGTGAGAGCCAGGGAGCAGGAAACCACCCCTCTGGATGTGGCTGAAGAGAGGAGTCTTGGTGAGATCATCTCTTCCTAGAGTAAGAATAACCCCCAGCTCTGGCCCATGAAGCTGTGCTCTTTCTGGATGGAGAATGACTTTTCCTCATGCCTAAAAACTGTCACAGGGTCTGATGGGGCTGGCATTGAAAGGAGTAAGGGGCACACATGACTGGAAGGGCATGGAACTGACTTCTGATAGGCAGTGATGGCTCCTGGAACACAAAGTTTGGGGTTGATGCCTGCTAGCTGGGAGGCCTCACAGTAAGTGAGAAGCTTTAGCTGTGGGTTTTGTTACTGAATTTTATCTCCCTTGGCATTCTAGCCACTCTCCTCACCCAGAAACATGGTCTCTTTGTCACCTTTGCTCTTCCCCTGTAGCAAATCTGCTTTTTCTATCTGTAGATTCATTTCCTAAAGGGCTGGACTTGGGAGACAGTTTGGGTGGCTGAGTTTGGGGAGGTTCAGCTCTCGCAGATCTCCCTCTGGTTGTTCTTACCGTGAACTTTGCCGGGTGAGAGCGCAGGCGGTGGCTGGAGGGAGGCGGAGCTGTGGGGAGTGAGAGGCGGCGCCGGGGCGGGCTGCGGGCCGCTGAAGGTGTCCATGGCCAGCTTGTGCCGGAAAGCCTCCTCCTTCCTGCGGTTGGCAAACCAGTTGTAAACTCTGACCTCTGTCACCAGGTTTGAGCCCAGTCCCTGGGCTTGAGATGGGGAAACACCTCTCTGAATACACTCTGCCCTGTTGGGAAAAGCACAAGAAGAGCCTTGCTGAGCTGGGCTTATTCAAAGACACAAAGTGCACAGCTCCCAAGTGGCTGTGGTCTGGCACGCTGTGTGGAAGGGTCCTGCAAGACTGAGGCATTCCTTGTGCTCTGTGGACAAGGAATGATCACTTACGGCATTTAATTTAAGCATGGCTGGTGTCAGTGGTGCCACTCGGTGCTGTACCTTTGCCCTGCCTCCCAGCGGCACCAGCAAACACCAGGAATGCGGAGGGaccctgctcctcttcctcaaaGACACACACCCACCCTTACCTGTTGCACTCTTCCACCAGTGCCTCCCTCTCTtctttgctggggtttttctgcCTCTCATAGGCTTGGAACAGGATCTGTTGTGAGGCAGGACCCCACTTAAAGCggtttctccttcccttcttgGTGGGCAGGTCATCTCCCATGGGCTCATCTGTCAGGATGCCCTGGCCAGCATGTGTGAATTCTGCAAGCACAAAGGGCCAGGaaattttttccttggaaacaaTAAGGAGTAAGGACAAGCAGAAGCCTTTATGGCACTGAGACAGGAGCAGTTGTTGCCATACTCACGCTGGGCCACCTCTCGCTGCTTCCGGACGTACCAGGTGTACAGGGCTGCTCGTTTCTGGGTCTTCATGGGAGTGCCCTTGTTGAGGTGTTGGGAGAGGTGGGATTGGTTCAGACCTGTGGTGTCCACCACCTCACGCTGAGGGAtgttgtgctgctggaggtAAGACTTCACCATCTTTGCTACTCGCCAGGGATCCTCTCTGGAAGGAGCACAAGGCATTTCTCAGGGGAGAGAGATCAAACACCTGCTCTCAGCAGACCTGGGTTTCAAGGAAGTGCAGCAGTAGCTCCTGAGTGGCACTTGTCAGTCATCACCATCATGTTTGGTGAGGCCAGAGTGCTCATTGCCTGCAGGGCAGAAAGCTGTTCCTCAGTGTGCTGCCTTGCTCAGTTCTGATTCTGTATGCAGGGTAAAACTGCATGACATTGGAGATAAAGTGCAAAAGATGCAGCAGTGGCTTCCTTTGAAGTTCTGTCTGTACACACTTAGGTCTGCCCTTAGGAGGAGACTCTCCTTACCAGGGGAATTTCCAATACACAGAGGCAacctctctcttccctttccctacATTACTTTTCTTCTCTATCCCCCTCTCATTAAAGCAGATGGGGCAGATGTACTGAGTTTTCCAAGACAGATTGATTGTGATACTAGACTGAACTTGACTCATGCCCTGATTCTGGTCCAGGTTGGGTTGCCTTGCAATGATTCAGCCAATGGAAACAGGCTGTCATTATACTGTGGCATGACAGCTCTGTATGCATATATATGACAAATCATCCAGAATTATGTTCTTACACATCTGCTACGTGTTACTCAAACACATTGGTTCACACCTAGGTCTACTCAGAGCTTCTAAATGCAATATGGAATTACTAATTCCTCCTATTGCTGCCCTCCTTTGGGTAACAGCTGAAGGAATAGAACTATTTGAGACCTGCAGACAAAAtttcaggaacagtgtgggatTTTATAATTGATGTGATCCTCTGGGTTTTATTATATCCAGTCAGAATATCCATTAAGGTTCTTGaggaaaatagagaaaacacGACTGTGACTTTATGTGTATTGATTTCCCCCCAGCTGAAAGTCACAGTAGAAATAAAGATGTGAAACTCATCAGTCTAAATCCAAGCAGTGCCAGAGCACCTCTGCAGAACAGCTCCTGGCTCGCTTTGAACAGGAGCATCCTTCTGTGCCTTCTGTGTGAAATGTCTGCAGGAAATGGCTTGCAGTGCTGTAGGAAGACACTGGTGTCATATTCAACACCAGCATTAAAGGAgcagtggggagaaaaaaaggtgcCTGGGATGGTGCAGAAACTGTCACAAGAGCACACATGTCTGAGCCAGAGGCACCAACTGTGCTGTTCATGGCTTTGTTGACTCAGGAGGTTGCTGGAGGCTGCACAGTGATAAGGAGGACAAAGTCCACACCTGTTCTCTCAGTACAAACACCCTTATCTctgttcccctgcagcccctctcccagGGGCTGCCTAGTCCAAGGAGCAAGCTCCACAGCAGTTAAAGTGTGACACAAATGGTGTCAGTTACAGCTTTTTGAAAACCTGCTTAAAATAGAACATTTGCTTCTCTTTTACATTGGAGCACTTGCCATAGAGGCTTCTGATTTTTAGCATCTTCGCTTAACTATCTTTGTCTTTCAAAAACCACAAACTGAGCTGAATTtaagaaagcttttctttcctcatgg comes from Molothrus aeneus isolate 106 chromosome 18, BPBGC_Maene_1.0, whole genome shotgun sequence and encodes:
- the HNF1A gene encoding hepatocyte nuclear factor 1-alpha isoform X1; its protein translation is MVSKLTHLQVELLEALLESGLTKETLIKALSEAEPYGLQSESQRAINALQSEKGEPCPDIPNGMGDSRASEDETSDDGEEFTPPIMKELENLSPEEAAHQKAVVERLLQEDPWRVAKMVKSYLQQHNIPQREVVDTTGLNQSHLSQHLNKGTPMKTQKRAALYTWYVRKQREVAQQFTHAGQGILTDEPMGDDLPTKKGRRNRFKWGPASQQILFQAYERQKNPSKEEREALVEECNRAECIQRGVSPSQAQGLGSNLVTEVRVYNWFANRRKEEAFRHKLAMDTFSGPQPAPAPPLTPHSSASLQPPPALSPGKVHGVRYNQQPASEAESSSSNHHGNSSMVTTQTILHQVSPPGLEPSQNLLSTDTKLVSAPGGTLPPVSTLTALHSLEQSPHTLSQQTQNLIMASLPGVMAIGAGETPSLAPAFTNTGASTLVIGLASTQPQSVPVINSMGSSLTTLQPVQFSQQLHPSYQQPLMQQVQSHINQSPFMATMAQIQNPHALYGPKSEVTQYTHAGLLPQTMVITDTANLSALTNLTPTKQAFTPDSETHTESGMHTPVSQAPTIHLQNQDSTIQHLQPGPRLTSSPAVSSSSLVLYQSSDSTNSHSQLLPSTHNVIETFISTQMASSTQ
- the HNF1A gene encoding hepatocyte nuclear factor 1-alpha isoform X2, which produces MVSKLTHLQVELLEALLESGLTKETLIKALSEAEPYGLQSESQRAINALQSEKGEPCPDIPNGMGDSRASEDETSDDGEEFTPPIMKELENLSPEEAAHQKAVVERLLQEDPWRVAKMVKSYLQQHNIPQREVVDTTGLNQSHLSQHLNKGTPMKTQKRAALYTWYVRKQREVAQQFTHAGQGILTDEPMGDDLPTKKGRRNRFKWGPASQQILFQAYERQKNPSKEEREALVEECNRAECIQRGVSPSQAQGLGSNLVTEVRVYNWFANRRKEEAFRHKLAMDTFSGPQPAPAPPLTPHSSASLQPPPALSPGKVHGVRYNQQPASEAESSSSNHHGNSSMVTTQTILHQVSPPGLEPSQNLLSTDTKLVSAPGGTLPPVSTLTALHSLEQSPHTLSQQTQNLIMASLPGVMAIGAGETPSLAPAFTNTGASTLVIALYGPKSEVTQYTHAGLLPQTMVITDTANLSALTNLTPTKQAFTPDSETHTESGMHTPVSQAPTIHLQNQDSTIQHLQPGPRLTSSPAVSSSSLVLYQSSDSTNSHSQLLPSTHNVIETFISTQMASSTQ